A window of the Lactuca sativa cultivar Salinas chromosome 5, Lsat_Salinas_v11, whole genome shotgun sequence genome harbors these coding sequences:
- the LOC111888521 gene encoding uncharacterized protein LOC111888521 — MGIGDVEKMVAVGLIWGATNALMRRGALISEQQILKQKSSSSKTHKNPILKTLIDWFNLLLVWQYSVPFLVNLSASATFFAILSDTPISLAVPVTNATTFAATAVFGMLLGEETRVGLTLFGDIHQFQALALNLL; from the exons ATGGGGATCGGAGACGTCGAGAAGATGGTAGCCGTAGGCCTCATCTGGGGTGCCACAAATGCCCTTATGCGTCGAGGCGCACTTATATCAGAACAACAAATTCTTAAGCAAAAATCATCATCAAGCAAAACCCACAAAAACCCAATTCTCAAAACCCTGATTGACTGGTTTAATCTCCTTTTAGTTTGGCAGTACTCTGTTCCTTTCCTCGTAAACCTATCTGCTTCCGCTACTTTTTTCGCCATTCTAAGTGACACACCGATCTCTCTTGCTGTTCCAGTCACCAATGCGACGACATTCGCTGCCACCGCCGTGTTTGGGATGTTGCTCGGTGAAGAGACGCGAGTTGGGTTGACTTTGTTTG GAGACATCCACCAGTTTCAAGCTCTTGCCCTAAATCTCCTATAA